The DNA segment GGCATTTTGACATGTATATCATATTGTAACATGTGAAATGAATTATGAATGTCAAGCAAGTTGTATTGTAAGCAAAAGGAAAACATCAGCGGTAAGTCCTGAAATTAATGACTAATAATTCAATTCACATTCATACAATGCCATCGCGTAATTTAAATGACCGTTGATCATAACGCCATTGCTTCAAAACTCTCATATCTGCTGCAACATTTTATTTCTTTGCATTGAGCTTTTCCTGGTCACGATGATGAGCAAGCATTTTCTAGCTGTGTGTGCACTGCAAATTACAAACCTTAGCTAAATTACAGACCTTAGCTGAATAGCTGCAACTCCAACTGTTTAATGTGTTTCTTCCCACTAAGATGATCCGCCAGCATTCTCTGGCTGGTGCACTTCAAACTGCAAACCTCGCAAAAATACGTAGCCTTCTGTTTATCCATCGTCGCTGAGATTTTTACACTCTTGCTGCTAGAGCCATCCGAAGACATTCCTTGCAGAGTCCCCAGGTCACTCTCTTTCGCATTCCATCCAAGAGATTCTACCTTCTGCTGGTGCCTCGTGCTTCTGCGGTGATGCTCAAGCTGAGATTCAGAGTTACATTTGGCCTGGCAGAGACTGCAAACCCATTCCGAGGGTTGCTTATTAGGGTTCTTTGCAAGCTTGGGAGGATTGTTCTTCTCTTGTTTCGCAGCTTCAGGCAAGGCCTGAACTTTCAGCTGATGCCTCCTGCCCCTAAGGTGGTTCTGCAAGTCTGATTCACAGGTACAGACAGCTTGGCAAGCTCTGCAGATCCatgtcgcctcctcctcctcctccttcttcttcttcctcttcttcttctcggcGTGATGGCTCACATTGCTCGGTTGCGCCTTGGTTCCATCGTGTGATTCTGAATTCCCTGAATTCTTGTTGCTTTGTTCCAGCAGGGCTTGGGTATTTGCTTGGTGCCTCTTGCCCTTCAGGTGGGTATCGAAATGCCATTCGCCATTGCAGTGTACCTGGCAAACGCTGCAGCTCCATCTGGCAGCGTGTGCTCTCTGCCCTGCAACAGGAGAAGGCTTCGCCGTCGTTTTCACTGTCGCCGTCTTCGCCTTCAACTCCAATCCTGCCACTTTCGACTGGTGCTTCTGCCCTCCATAATGATCCCGTAGGTTGCGTTCGCTGCTTGTTTGCACCTCGCACACGGCGCAGCTCCATGTCTGTTTAATAAGCAGTTTGAGTAAACAATTACGAAAGGAAACTGCGAAATTGAAGTAAATTGGAGTATTACTTACTTAGTCCAATAGATCAAACCGTACTAATGCCACATACATATGGTTGAGTTTGGGAGAACTACATCAACCTTACATATGGTTTAATTCTTTACCTTAcaactgaaaagaaaattagcaaAGTACTGACCGAGCAAACAAGTATCTGCCTTACAAGGAGCTAACTTTCTTAACAGTATGCTGAAGTATGAACAAATTTACAAATGCAGAGAGACGCAAAATGGATGGAATATATATGATCATATCTGAATATCATAAtgtgagaagaagaaaaaaaggttaGTCAGAAGCATACAGGTACATAGGTTTCTCACCTGACTTGCCGCAGTCTTTCCAGCGGCGTGCCGGGGCGTctgtgacggcgacggcgaggcatcGCGCAGAGCCATGGCGCGCTCTATCTtggcgagctcggcgacgaTGATCTCCTGACGAAGACGATCATGCTGGAGCTGCGACAGCAGCGCGTCCCTCACCACCGCCAACGGGTCTCCTGCTACTGCTTGCACAAAtccattgttgttgttcatGTGTCCTTGGTGGTCAAGCACACGCAACATTGGAATTATTCCACACCTAAACTAGAACTAGCAAGGCCTAATCGCTGTCAGGTCAGGTTCCTATCTAAGATGAACAAGTTTCATTTGTTTTTATCTTAACGAAAAGATAAACAGGAAAACTCAAATCATCCCCAAAGGGGAAAAGCcatcaaaaaatttgaaaaaatttagtaggatagatcaatatgtgatatatcacttcacaaacatgcaaattcaaattcaacttatataaatagaaacaaaaataacaaatttgactatgaatagaacGTGCAATTCATgctcaaattattatttttgtttcgaattgtataagttaaattttaactcgcaTATTTgcgaaaagatatatcatatattaatctatcttaacaaattttttaataactttttgAATACCATGCATAAAATAAGGGGATGTCTCCTCAAGGGACAAAAATCCACTTCCAGATGAACAGACAACAGTCTTTGAGAAGTCCTATTATCAGATTTGTGCTATTTGACATGTATGATGCATCTAGTTTGCAATCTAACTGTAATGAATGCAGGATGGAGAGTTCTTGACATCAAAACACGATCTGATTATCTGAACCAAAGAGATACGAAACGGATCACCCTTTCGACCACAGATCTTGTCCTAGGAAGGCTAGGTAGAGAGGGcagagagaaagagagcttCGATGCGTACCGTCGGCGAAGCGGCTGCCACCGGCGGTGGGAAACTCCATCGGCCAATCAGATGAGGACCGGAGCAGAGCAGCGCACCGACCGGGTCCCCGGAGAAAGCGAGCTAGCAAAGCAGAGCGCAAAAAGCAAAGCGTTGGGAGATAGAGTAGTTTTTTTAGTAGAGAAATAAGTTCAGATTTACTCCCTTAACTAGTGTGAAAAGTTTCCGAATGAGAGGGTGAAAAGTGGCCCTCACATTTTTCTaatgaatgacaaatgggtctatatatatatcttcaattttaatGCCGCCTAAGCGCCATACCAATACTACCACGTCAGTAAAACCGTCCTCCAAAGCCACTGGGGAAGTCAAATTACACTGATTTTAATAGTTCGAGAatcgagatatccggtattaTGGTTAAACGATAATATTCGATCACTAATTAAGATAGtcagagtgaacttattccttttataGAGCACTCGATGCTAACCGGGCCGCGAAACCAACCAACAATGGTGGTGAATAAGCTGTGTTCTTTTCTATAGGTTCTCAACCCATCTCTCTCGTGCACGTTTTTTCAAATGGTTAAACGGTACACGTTTtgcaaaaaagtttatatatgaaagttgctttaaaaaaatcatattaattattttttaaagttttttttatagttagcacttaattaatcacgtgttaatctaTCGTTCCATTTCTGTGTGAAGGGAAAGGTCTCCCAACCCCTAAAAAAACACAGCCTAAAACGGCTGCTTTGTTCTTAGTTCTCACGCACACCTGCGGACCTACGTTCGCATGATGCAGGGAAACTCAGTGGGAAAGGAAATCAATATAGAGGGGCGAGTACTATTGGTTCAATGACTAAAAatggaagtaaaaaaaaagagtaacattagggcccctttgatttgtaggaaaaatgtaggaattttggaggatttcaatcctatggaaaaaaaaaaatcctatgaaggcatttgaaacaaaggattgaaccatatccaatcctttaaaattcctatggaatgggcaatcctatgcacattttggaggaaagttagcaagatgtctaacctcttggaatatttcctctgagtctatctctctcatctgattcctgcgtttttcctgtggtctaatcaaacggccattcctatgtttttcggtgttttgcaatcctctgttttataattgtattcctgtcagattcctgtgttttttctatttctctgttttttcatttctacgattcaaaggggccctaaagaGGTATAGTGGAACACTCTAAAACTACATTTATTTTTAGGAACAAATGGAGTGATATTTAAAAGATTTAATGGACCCCAACCTAAAAGATATGTTTTGCGAGATGAAATTTTAGACTAAGAAGGGGGGCGTGCATTCTAAAACATCATTCGAAAAACTAAGAGGGGATGAAGTAGTATTAAAGATGTCTACTGGACTTCATTCTAAAAAGATTTTTTAAGGGATAAATTTTTTAGGCTCAAAACAATACTTTTTGGAGTAGTATtctagggatggagggaggtaAGTACTAAATTAACAATGTGaggc comes from the Oryza glaberrima chromosome 9, OglaRS2, whole genome shotgun sequence genome and includes:
- the LOC127784678 gene encoding uncharacterized protein LOC127784678 isoform X1, whose product is MLRVLDHQGHMNNNNGFVQAVAGDPLAVVRDALLSQLQHDRLRQEIIVAELAKIERAMALRDASPSPSQTPRHAAGKTAASQTWSCAVCEVQTSSERNLRDHYGGQKHQSKVAGLELKAKTATVKTTAKPSPVAGQRAHAARWSCSVCQVHCNGEWHFDTHLKGKRHQANTQALLEQSNKNSGNSESHDGTKAQPSNVSHHAEKKKRKKKKEEEEEATWICRACQAVCTCESDLQNHLRGRRHQLKVQALPEAAKQEKNNPPKLAKNPNKQPSEWVCSLCQAKCNSESQLEHHRRSTRHQQKVESLGWNAKESDLGTLQGMSSDGSSSKSVKISATMDKQKATYFCEVCSLKCTSQRMLADHLSGKKHIKQLELQLFS
- the LOC127784678 gene encoding uncharacterized protein LOC127784678 isoform X2, with product MEFPTAGGSRFADVAGDPLAVVRDALLSQLQHDRLRQEIIVAELAKIERAMALRDASPSPSQTPRHAAGKTAASQTWSCAVCEVQTSSERNLRDHYGGQKHQSKVAGLELKAKTATVKTTAKPSPVAGQRAHAARWSCSVCQVHCNGEWHFDTHLKGKRHQANTQALLEQSNKNSGNSESHDGTKAQPSNVSHHAEKKKRKKKKEEEEEATWICRACQAVCTCESDLQNHLRGRRHQLKVQALPEAAKQEKNNPPKLAKNPNKQPSEWVCSLCQAKCNSESQLEHHRRSTRHQQKVESLGWNAKESDLGTLQGMSSDGSSSKSVKISATMDKQKATYFCEVCSLKCTSQRMLADHLSGKKHIKQLELQLFS